From the Brassica napus cultivar Da-Ae chromosome A8, Da-Ae, whole genome shotgun sequence genome, one window contains:
- the LOC106434213 gene encoding cytochrome c oxidase subunit 6b-3-like, protein MAKAASAQTPSLSEQYHLENEVKQVKESPEESNDEVAEEETPDEITLETAPADFRFPTTNQTRHCFTRYIEYHRCVAAKGDDAPECDKFAKFYRSLCPSEWVDRWNEQRENGTFPGPL, encoded by the exons ATGGCGAAAGCTGCGTCTGCTCAAACTCCGTCGCTCTCCGAG CAATATCATTTGGAGAATGAAGTGAAGCAAGTTAAAGAATCTCCTGAAGAAAGTAATGACGAAGTTGCTGAGGAGGAGACTCCTGATGAGATCACG cttgAGACAGCTCCTGCTGATTTCCGTTTCCCGACCACAAACCAAACAAGGCATTGTTTCACACGTTACATCGAGTATCACAG ATGTGTAGCTGCTAAGGGTGACGATGCTCCAGAATGCGATAAGTTTGCAAAGTTTTATCGATCTCTCTGCCCCAGCGAATGG gTTGATAGGTGGAACGAGCAAAGAGAGAATGGAACTTTCCCTGGTCCTCTTTAA
- the LOC106434209 gene encoding alcohol dehydrogenase-like 2 codes for MDKTSSISIHEGKPIRCKAALCKKAGEALVIEEIQVDPPQAYEVRIKILCTSLCHTDVTFWKLDRGPLARFPRILGHEAVGVVESIGDHVNGFKQGDVVLPVFHPHCEECRDCKSPKSNWCSRYCDDFFSNTRRYGMDSRFKDSSGEDIYHFLFVSSFTEYTVVDIAHLVKISPEIPVEKAALLSCCVSSGVGAAWKVADVEEGSTVAIFGLGGVGLAAAEGARLRGAAKIIGVDLNPDKFEIGKRFGITDFVNPALSGEKKISQVIKEMTEGGVDYSFECIGLTSLMEEAFNSTRTGSGKTVILGMEKQMLPISLGSHDLLRGRTICGTLFGGLKPKVDIPILVDSYLKRELNLNGFITHELSFEEINKAFDLLVKGETIRCVLWMDK; via the exons ATGGACAAGACATCTTCAATCTCCATCCACGAAGGAAAACCGATTAGATGCAAAGCAGCATTATGTAAAAAAGCAGGAGAAGCTTTGGTCATAGAGGAGATCCAAGTTGATCCACCTCAAGCTTACGAAGTTCGAATTAAGATCTTATGCACTTCTCTTTGCCACACTGATGTTACTTTCTGGAAACTAGACCGG GGACCTCTTGCAAGGTTTCCGAGGATTCTAGGACACGAAGCAGTGGG TGTTGTCGAGAGCATTGGAGATCATGTAAACGGATTCAAACAAGGAGATGTTGTTTTACCAGTGTTTCACCCTCACTGTGAGGAATGTAGAGACTGCAAATCCCCAAAGAGCAACTGGTGCTCGAGGTATTGTGACGATTTCTTTTCAAACACGAGGCGATATGGTATGGATTCCAGGTTTAAAGATTCCTCGGGAGAAGATATTTACCATTTTTTGTTCGTCTCGAGTTTTACTGAATACACCGTCGTTGACATCGCACATCTCGTCAAAATCTCCCCTGAGATCCCCGTTGAAAAAGCGGCCTTGCTCAGCTGCTGCGTCTCCTCAG GAGTTGGCGCTGCATGGAAGGTGGCTGACGTAGAGGAAGGTTCAACTGTTGCTATCTTTGGCCTTGGTGGTGTTGGACTTGCG gCTGCGGAAGGCGCCAGGCTACGTGGGGCTGCAAAGATCATCGGTGTAGATCTCAATCCCGACAAATTTGAAATAG GTAAACGATTTGGCATCACGGACTTCGTCAACCCTGCTTTATCTGGAGAGAAAAAGATTAGCCAA GTGATAAAAGAAATGACCGAAGGAGGAGTTGATTATAGTTTTGAATGCATTGGTTTAACGTCCTTGATGGAGGAGGCTTTCAATAGCACACGCACG GGATCGGGTAAAACAGTAATTTTGGGGATGGAAAAACAGATGTTGCCAATAAGCTTGGGTAGTCATGATCTTCTCAGAGGCAGAACTATATGCGGAACTTTATTCGGTGGTCTTAAACCTAAAGTTGATATTCCAATACTCGTGGATTCTTATCTAAAAAGg GAACTTAATCTGAACGGTTTTATTACACACGAGTTAAGCTTTGAGGAAATTAACAAGGCTTTCGATTTATTGGTGAAAGGAGAGACTATTCGGTGTGTCCTATGGATGGATAAATAA